ttcagatcgggactttggctCGCGGATCATTCGATTCAGATCCGAAATGCTGAGtgcagatcgcgaatcatttgatttagatcgggactttggagcacggatcgcgaatcattcgattcagatcggaaatgctgagcgcggatcgcgaattatttgattcaaatcggaagTTTTGAGAAcgaatcacgaatcatttgatttagatcggaagtTCTGAATTATCATatgaattattacaattaatgatttaattgtctgttttgcttatgtaagccaaacacatatatatttttagatatttactTGGaaacatataatattaattttgtgaaaataatattttaaaagctaaaatatttcTCTTTTCATTTAACTTTAATCGTAGTCCACTTTACATTCATACTGGAGCCCAGCAAACctgaaatataacattttatatttatacattttattgaataatataatataatataataataagccTAATATAATTACAAGCCTACAAGCCTTATTTCATccacagtaaaaaataatttttctaaattgcaaataaaacagATTGATGCAAGAAAATGCTCAGTCTTTCTACATTTAATTCAAAGTGTTACTTGCCATGTGTTTAGACTTATCTGTGAAATTTGCTTGCAATTTCTTTATGAaaccaaattatttttatagtctttctacttcagaatttcatgtttaattcagtgcaGTTTAActcttgccatttctttgtaattatttgtgaaatttcctataataataatcatgacAGTCATatgtttaagaaatatatttattatttaaatctattatttgttattatagttaactaaaactaaaatgttgttacatgaaatctgaacttattttattttagctaaaaaatgcaaataaaaaaataataaaaactatatagacatgcttaaaaaaaaacagatgtttacACACAAGCTCACCGGCACTGGATCATTGCGGGTGGCGATCTCCAGTAAGATTATTGAATAGCTGCAAATGAAGCACACTGATAAGATGTTGTGGCGATGAGCAATGACATTCAGGTGTGTTCTTGAGTGTGTTTGCGTTCACCTGAAGACGTCTCCGGCCAGCGTGGGCTCCTGGCTGCCGTTCTGGGCCTCGGGCGGCGTGTAAACCTCCTTCAGTCTCTGCTGGTATGTGGTGAGCGGCTCAGCGCAGTCCTCACGTCGAAACGTCCACAGACAGTAATCTGAACAAATGACAGGTGTGACGCTCCTGCATTACTCAgcagaggtgtgtgtgtgtgtgtgtgtgtgtgtgtgacgtaCCTGTGATCTTACACACCCAGCGGTCATCAATCACACAGTTGGCTGATTTCAGACGTCCGTGGCAGATCTTAAACTGATGCAGGTACGACATCCCGCGAGCGATGTCTGTAGCAAAAGAAAACCTGCAAATGGACAGAAACACTTTCATTCAGTATATTTACTGTGGTATTTATATATCTGaagtttacatattttttacaatttagatTTAACATGTACAGTTTTAAGATACTATTCATGTATGTTTTTggataatgttttttataataacgtttattataaaatcaattatattACCTATTAAAGCAATTATAAAATTTTacgattatttatttatgattacgTATTATTTATATGCTTATACAATAGTGATTAACTGTTTTAGACAGTTGATGTGGCATTTTATgcataaaatcaataatttgattaatttaattaaatgtgaccTTCAGTGGGAGTTGaagtaaatatacataaatcattttatttgttgtaaacaaatttttatatacattacatacattttacgttagaataatttgattcagatcggaagtTCGGAGCgcaaatcgcgaatcatttggttcAGATCGGAAcgcggatcgtgaatcatttgatacagATTGGAAAGTTCTGTGcgcggattgcgaatcatttgatttagatcggaagttcggagcgcggatcgcgaatcatttgatttagatcggaagttcggagcgcggatcgcgaatcatttggttcagatcggaacgcggatcgcgaatcatttgatttagatcggaagttcggagcgcggatcgcgaatcatttggttcAGATCGGTAGTTCGGAGCGCAAATCGCGAATCCTTTCATTCAGTTCGGAAGTTCTGAGCGGGGAGCGCCAATCATTTGACTCAAATCGGaacgcggatcgcgaatcatttgattcatttcggAAGTTCTGAGCggggatcgcgaatcatttgattcagttcggagcgcggatcgcgaatcatttgattcagttcggaacacggatcgcgaatcatttgatacagATCGGAAGTTctgagcgcggatcgcgaatcatttgattcagttcggaaGTTCTGAGCCCACTAAACATTGGACGTCGgatagacgtgcagatcatgtctatattgggtCCGTGACATGGAAAAGACGTGACTACGACGTCATATGCGCAGTGGGAGCagggatcgcgaatcatttgattcagttcggaacgcggatcgcgaatcatttgacttagatcggaaGTTCGGaacgcggatcgcgaatcatttgattcagttcggaacgcggatcgcgaatcatttgatacagATCGGAAGTTctgagcgcggatcgcgaatcatttgattcagttcggaaGTTctgagcgcggatcgcgaatcatttgtttcagatttggACTTttgagcgcggatcgcgaatcatttgtttaagATTTGGACTTttgagcgcggatcgcgaatcatttgtttcagatttggACTTTTGAGCGCGgatggcgaatcatttgattctgaaCGGGATTTCGGAGAGCGgattgcaaatgtttttgtctgatttctttctttcttttttattaaaaactacaaaacatcaaaataataagACAGTATagttataaaagaaaaaaaaggagaaataaagtaaacagataccaatcccttaagaaaattaaccatggttttactatagtaaaagtgtagtaaccatgctTTTTTGGCGTACTGATAACCACAGTTTTCTATGGTTAGTggagcaaaaccatggttaatttgtggttaccatggtttaactgtagtaaccatgtttttatttatgtatttatttatttttggtaataAAACCATTGTTAATTATTGTAAGGGATGTGTTGCCAGGTtaacaaacataataaaaaaaattaaaaaataaataaataaataaatctatcataAACGTGGAAATGTTGGGGCAGCTTAACATTGTCTCCACACAGCACTTTCTGTTTTGTTCCTGTTACGTAACTTATATTTTTGCACAATCTTCACACATTCCTCTTCATCtgaatatttattgtgtttaagTCCTAAATATTCTACTATCTTATTATCTctatgtttagttttgtttatataCTTCATAAATAATTGCACAGTTGGAGCAGATCTGATTTACATGTCACTGCTGGTTATTTATTCTCTATATAACTGCATACATGACAAAAATCTTTAATCTTGAACCAGGTTATATGCATATCCATTTCAGTATTTAACGTAATCatcaatacaaacacacacacacacacacacacacaaaataaatagtttaagcataatgaaaacaaattatatacaaaataaaaactaataaactaatTCAATGTAACTGTAATAGTGTATTAATGAAGTATTAAACCTGAACCCCCAGTTTAAGGGAATCTCGTCATTCAGCAGGACGTCATTCAGGCTTCCTTTAGGGCAGTACTCCGTTACTATGGCGATGTTGGGAACCTCCACACAACCTCCAAAAAACTTACAGAGGTTGGGATGATCCAGCTccctaaacacaaacacaaacatctggATCACACCACTGATCATGATCAGGAAGAGGACGATGACATATACATCTCATTCTCACCTGACTTGCTTCACCTCTTGGCGAATTGTCTTCGAGAGGGAAAATGTtttcgtttttattttcttgattGCGACGGTTCGTCCATCACTGAAAAGAcaaacagaattaaaaacactgtatttcaAAAGTTACAATTAATGAATATATCAGaggtgcattaaattgattaaaagtcacaataatgacatttataatgttacaaaatatttctgtcaaattaatgctgttcttttgaactttctatttatctgtgaatactgaaaaataaaatgtattacaggttaacagcacaactgttttcaacattgataataatcagaaatgcttcttgagcagcaaatcagtatattagaatgatttctgaagaatcatgtgacagtgaagaccggagtaatgatgctgaaaattcagctttgatcacagaaataaattacattttaacagatattcacacagaaaacagctattttaaattgaaataatatttcactatttttagtatatttgtgatcaaataaatgcagccttggtgagcaaaaaggACTTCATAAATGTACATGTGTGTTTGTACTCACTAGATGCCGGTCTGTGTGTAGAGTTGTTTGCGTGATGCGGTGACGCCGGTGTAGGAGCTCAGTGCCGTCACACAGCTGGCGTTAGAGTCGCTGTTTGCTGCTGGGACGCTCATGATGCTGCCCATCGTCGCCCGCGCAATGTaatctgaacacacacacattagacACTGAAACACcaacacacactctcacacacacttggTCTGTCACTCACCTTGTTTAATGTGATTGAAGTCAATGATCCAGCTCTCATCCCAGAACAGTTTCTGTTTCTGATATTTAAACCactgcaaacaaacacacacacaagcacaccaTCATCATCTCTACATAATGAAATTACTTCAGAAATATAACAATTGACATaagtattttattactttattacttttattactaatttttttttatttaattaacacaATAAAGCATACACcagtgttattataattaaccaAAAGCTAAAACAGAGGCGGACAATAGGAAAGTATTTGCACTctgctgtaaatattttttaagtgtctgtattttatgtttttctttaaaaaaaacattacctcacaacattccaaagcataatattgtactgcactacatttcatattaaatataatttaatacttcATTACATTAGAAATCTATTGCTTTCTTCTTATTTACTTGAGTACAAGAAAgtactacattttaaatgttcttaagtattaaaggtaaaacaaacaacttttatttatgaaatgtagtgcagTAAAAACTATGACATTATGCTTtagaatgtagtgaagtaaagttTTCCCAAGAAAAATACTCTGATAAACTACAGATACTAAATTCAATTTACTtgagtaaaatgaaaatacttcACAACTGtctgaaaacaataaaatactaacctctgaaaataaaaataaaaatatatgttgctTGTCTCATATAGTTGAAGttgaaataaaaccaaatattcaaatattcaaataaattcaaataaacgTAAAGTATTAAACCAACAAAGccaaattaacttaaattaaaactaataaataagcatttaaatacaatttaaaataaaaaatactatatagagaaactaataaaaatgacaaaacaccacaaaattactaaaactttaaaaaattaaataaatgcagatgaAATATTAGAAgacataaatattttgaaataccttaaatttaatttaagatttttttgaatcATCAGAAACTTTGTGGGTCTtcaagttctgcataatttctATGCTCTATGAATGTGTTCTGTAATCTTGATCTCCAGTCACatctgggtgtgtgtgtgtgtgtttgtgtgtgtgtgtgtgtgtgtgtttgtgtgctcaCCATAGCACTGATGATGAAgctgatgatgatggtggtgaCGGTGAGGGCGATAGCAGCTCGAGCAGCAGAGCTGAGAGGACAGTCGCCGCAGTCGGCGGGACACGTGGAGCAGCTTTCTTCTTCCTCACACAGACCATCACCACACACTgacaacacagtaaaaatacaataaaattgtaaaatattattagtaattaaaataactgttttctatgtgaatatctgttaaaatgtaattaatttctctgatcaaagctgaattttcagcatcattactccagtctttagagtcacatgatccttcagaaatcattctaatatactgatttgctgctcaacaaacatttctgattattatcaatgttaataacagttgtgctgcacaatatttttttggaaaccatgatgcatttcatttttcaggattcacagataaataaaaaaaaaaagttcaagaGAGCTGAATGCACTGAAAGCATTATATTCTTCAACTATGGTATGGATTACTTTCTACTTATTTCCttgttattctgaaaaaaatacaatatcttgcaatatgttaattaaaaggGCCGACCTTAAGGTAGTCAATGATGTTGTTTTTAagccacatgacattttaatggtcctccaaaacacttttttttcccactgtCACACTAGCATGGAGGACACCTGTTGAAGTGCTCCAGAAATTGCTCTATAAACCTAATCTCTTCTTAAGGGGGACTTTTTTTGCATCATCTTTGGTTagtaaattacacattttcattcagaaatcagTATTATCTAAcatagtttttttgtaaaatgagaaaatattaacgttgccatatggcaacacTGTACCAGAGTGCAATTGAttgtaatgatttatttatttgaggtGTTTATTGTAGTATATGtgcatttatgtataaataaggAAATTAGTCTTTTCAAAAAACTAATACAACAATATTTTACGGAAAGGGCAATAGGAAGAGTGCAGAGTTGCCTCTTCCATGTGATGACAATGAGGATGAGTTAGCCTTCAGTGACCGTAATaatgagtgtgtttgtgcatgtgtttatGTGTCTGTATGTGGCAGAAACAGAAAACGCACTGCAAAcacagaaacgcgctgcaaataccacggaccacaacggaaatgtttcagggggacctcaaaaagtgacgaacccagctgggacctgatTATTTGTTCAGTGGCTTTTGGTCAGAGTAGAGGTGTTTCGGTGAACTAAAaggtgtgttttttgtttattttaacatcctgatcatacgattcattgtcttttggatattattagactaatctgacgaattacactgaacaaataatcaggtcccagctgggttcgtctctttttgaggtccccctgaaacatttccatTGTGGTCCGcgctatttgcagcgcgtttgtgtgtttgcagcgcgtttctgtgtatagttgtgttgtgagaatttgcagcacgtttccgtatttgtgtttgcgttgcgaggatttgcagcgcctgtgttgtcaaactgatgaagatgttttcttaatttgttgtcattttttctatttgcatgtgttttgcagttgcaagttgCAGCGCATTGAGCTCTCTTGGCCACCGTAACCCCCACCCCAAAAAACaccccaaatgtttgaatggtagtgtacattcaACACTTCCTAAAGCACACACAGATACAGTACTGATAGCAGGCAGGACGGTGCTCTTGGCCTCCAGTGCGACCTGCATGTTTCCCACGCGGATGTGAGCGATGAGAGACGTCAGTCCCTCGTGAAACAACACCACCTGAACACAGAGGGTTTAGAAATCACAACACTGACACAGAGGagtaaacgtgtgtgtgtgtgtgtatgtggatctgtgtgtgtgtgaagaagCACCTTGGCGCTCCAGTTGGTCTGAGTCATTTTTCCAGAAGTGGAGATGGTGTGAGTGAATATCCGGCCGTCGTCTGGGATCCAGGGGCCACAGATTCTCTCCTCCGCCTGTttctacaaacacaaacagcgAGGTGTACTCAAGCTGCTCcttcatctttatttattagctttatttatgcattcataCCATGAATCCCATGGGGCAGGAGTGGATGTTGGCGTGATGGATGCAGCAGTTTTCTCCGTTCGCGTCCTTCCAGTCGGTGGGACATTCGTGCTGCTCACAAAAGCGTCTGGCTTCAGCTGGATCTTTGATGGACCTAATGGATATCAGTGTATCAATAAACACTGTATCAGTGATTCTCAAGCAGGCTGGGACTGACAGCACACTTCCATATTGCAACATggtttaaaaaagacaaaactacctttaaaacagttaaacatCAAGATGTGAGCTCGTGTTTCTTAATTAAATTTGCTCCCTTAACAATTGTCAGCTTTGTTAAGGAAACACTACAGGCAaaccattgttttttgttttgttttgttttgcatgcactattcagttttcagattttGGGCTGTTTGGTTTTTCACAAAGCATTTTTTCAGACTAAGGGAaagaaaatatccaaaaacgtattttagtgtttattctattgcactttatctatttgcgtctctagatttcaattacaattcacatctttaaaagtttgtttctccacttcagcagcacttacatacaccaaaacttacagttttattcctctctatattctgaagatTTTTATTGAGGGGTTTATTCATGtttcattcacactgatttatacaacattGTATTCCAAAATGCACATCTTTAAAGGACCATGAGTTTTtatctccacttcagcagcacttacattcaccaaaacttacagttttattcctctttATATTATGAAgttttttactcaaaataaggttttttttttttttacatttttttcatttttcattttttcattcacactgatttatacattttattcctaaaaatatGGCAAAAATGCATATCTTTAAAGactgtgagtttgtttctccacttcagcattACTTACAAACatcaaaacttacagttttattcctctctatattatGAAGGTTTTTACAGTGGGGTTTGTTCCTATTTCtttcacactgatttatacaacattttattcctaaaaaaatggcaaaaatgcaTATCTTTAAAGGACCATGAGTATTTATCTCCACTTTAGCAGCACTTACATTcaccaaaacttacagttttattcctctctatattatgaaggtttttacagtgttttttttttttcatatttctttcacactgatttatacaacattttattcctaaaaatatGGCGAAAATGCATATCTTTAAAAGCTGTGAGTTTGTTCCTCCACTTCAGCATTACTTACAAACatcaaaacttacagttttattcctctctatattatGAAGGTTTTTACAGTGGGGTTTGTTCCTATTTCtttcacactgatttatacaacattttattcctaaaaaaatggcaaaaatgcaTATCTTTAAAGGACCATGAGTATTTATCTCCACTTTAGCAGCACTTACATTcaccaaaacttacagttttattcctctctatattatgaaggtttttacagtgttttttttttttttttttcatatttctttcacactgatttatacaacattttattcctaaaaatatGGCGAAAATGCATATCTTTAAAAGCTGTGAGTTTGTTCCTCCACTTCAGCATTACTTACAAACatcaaaacttacagttttattcctgtctaaAGGTTTGTTCACAGTTCATCCACactgatttatacatcatcttatttcaaaaaacatggtgaaaatgtgtttgttttctgtccGTTGGcaatatattctgatttataaaattataaaaagagaaatccaaaatCCCCTCTGGAAAAACTCTAATATgacaacaaaatcaaacaagaatTTTAAATCTGGATTcagatttctgttctggaaacATATGCAAATTAGTGCTATGTAATTAGATAATGTCTGTACATGTACATTGTACATCTATCTATAGATAAGGGATGATGAAAATACCGGTGTACGAAGACGTCATTGTCGATGGCCCACTGGTAAAACTCATCTCTGACAGTCACGGAGTAAATGACAGTGAAATCCTCACCACTCAGAACCTTCTCTGGAGGACGCAGGACCCACGCCATCTCTAGacctgcacacaaacacacacacacacacaaagcaaacagtggattaatatttatgttttcattaaaagtctcttctgctcacccaagctgcatttatttaatcaaaaattcagtaaaaatttgaaatattattacaatttaaaatagctgctttctacgTAAAtatctgtaatttatttctatgattaaatctgaattttcagcatcattactccagtcttcagtgtcacatgatccttcagaaatcattctaatatcattctaacagttattattattagcaatgttgaaaacagttctgctgccTAATATGTTAGTGGAAGCTGTGataaactaccattcaaaagtttgagctacaatttaaaaaaagaaaatgaatccttctattcatcaaggacacattaaattaatcaaaagtgacagtaaagatttctatttcaaacaaatgctgttcttttgaactttctattttcCAAAGAATTCTGAAATTCTGGGTTCCACAAAAAAATTGAAGCAGCAAAaaccattttcaacattgataataataatgaatcaaAGCTGCAGGACACATCATTACCCATTGATCATTGGTTTATCATTAATGCAAtcagtaatgcattacattatgcaacaatttttgttacaaatgttagttttaaGTTCTTAGAAAAATTTATACCGGCtttgccaaaaatattttacattcttaattttaagactcttatgttatatacatgaaaacaataaagttttcagattttttctggAATATGTTTTacgaaaaaacattaaaaaaaaaaaaaaacaatttaacatattctgctttataattttttgtttacctCAGTGTGTTACTTGCAATTTCTTGgaaattatttctgaaatttACCATCAATTTCTGAGTACAAAGTAAATCCTACATCAGATTTTTCTTGAGCGTGTGTGAGACGCACCTCCACAGTCGATCATGTTGAGTTCATCTGGTTTGTCGAGCGGCCAGCAGTCATATTCACTGTTATCCAGATCATGCCATCCAAACACACACGCCACAAAACACACctgaaacaataacaacaacacacacattacTCAGCAGCTCATCTGTGGTTCACTTCAAACAACTTCTCTACTTCTTCACATTCATGTAGCATGCATTTAGGAGTTCTTACCATGCAGATGTAGTAAGATCTCATGTCGAAGGACTCGTGTGGATGCAGATGCTGCTGTGATGCTCCGCAGGCTGTGAGACTCTAATGAGATTCACACTGAAGGAAGAAGATGATGAAGGGTTTGCACATGCGTCCTTTACCTGCACACCAGCACAGTTcagatacatttacatattcacATATGTTTAAACTGTTACTGGAGTAAATACAACATCAGCAATTATACATCTGAATTTGTTTCCCAAATTGTGTAGATAAGTCTCTTAAAAAGAGATGTGCAAATTAATTTAAGCTGACTGAGCttctttaatttataattaatatgttGTTAATAGGTAGTTAAAGATAGgtactgttttaaatgaaaGTGTGTTAGTTGTGTAGTGTGAAGTAATGATTTAAAGCTCAGGTGTGGATGTATAATAACAGAAGTTTTAAAAGTGGAAACGTGTCTCCATCTAGTGGTAGAAATAAACATGTgcagaaacctgaaaatgtgatTCATACGTTTATAATTGAACACCTGAACCTAAACATCTAAATTATTCGATAGATGTTTATGAAATCTAAGCAAATTAGCTGCTCTGTCTCTGAATTTAGATAAACATTAAGTGTTAtgaacaaattaaacatttagttgTTTAACTAGACTTTAAATTGTAGTTTGCATGTatttgaatacaaaaaaaacaaacaaacacaaagtttCTATTTGTACTTGAAGAACAACATTCTGCAGTCACATCAGCAACATGTttacaacattttacattttaataaattattttgtttaccaTGCTTTACAtgcttttaaatatgatttattatttatttaatacgtATTACAGAGAATGCATATGCAATTTTATATGGcttatgtgcatatatatatatatatatatatatatatatatatatatatatatatatatgtatttttctatatatattttgtaatattaaaaaagggCCTTtaacactagcattctctattcttttgacttttctttatttatttagagacTTGTCATGGCACTTACatattattgctcttttgttagTTTTGCATCTATtatcctcatttgtaagtcgctttggataaaagcgtctgctaaatgatttaatgtaaatgtaagagTATATAGGcatatatactataataaaataatattttggctaATATATAACgtagtaataaaatgtaacacacGCCTATACAATGTTTATACacgaaataatatattttagagcGTGATAATGTAAAGTAATTATAATAGCTAATGTAACTCTTTATTGCTTTTGACGCGTGCACACATGCACGTGCATGCGCGCGTGCACGCACAGAAGGCGGAAATGCAGCGGATGTCGGTGATGTTTGAGAGGAGCTGCAGAATTACAGTGAGTGAATTCACTGAGTAAATATGTTTCTCCTTGACCAACATTGAGCGGCTTCGTTCGTGTTTATTCGGCTTCTATTCGGGCTTATTcgtgtttctttatttatttgtctcgCTTGTGTCTGCGCTCGGTGCTGATGGTCGCGATCTGCCGCTTAATTTGTCCTACAAACGGATAATAATAACAGTGACACTGAATCTAGATAGAAACAGATGCATTGAAGAGCTGTAATTAAACTGTAATTCAGACCAATACG
Above is a window of Labeo rohita strain BAU-BD-2019 chromosome 23, IGBB_LRoh.1.0, whole genome shotgun sequence DNA encoding:
- the LOC127154770 gene encoding atrial natriuretic peptide receptor 1, which encodes MRSYYICMVCFVACVFGWHDLDNSEYDCWPLDKPDELNMIDCGGLEMAWVLRPPEKVLSGEDFTVIYSVTVRDEFYQWAIDNDVFVHRSIKDPAEARRFCEQHECPTDWKDANGENCCIHHANIHSCPMGFMKQAEERICGPWIPDDGRIFTHTISTSGKMTQTNWSAKVVLFHEGLTSLIAHIRVGNMQVALEAKSTVLPAIMCGDGLCEEEESCSTCPADCGDCPLSSAARAAIALTVTTIIISFIISAMWFKYQKQKLFWDESWIIDFNHIKQDYIARATMGSIMSVPAANSDSNASCVTALSSYTGVTASRKQLYTQTGIYDGRTVAIKKIKTKTFSLSKTIRQEVKQVRELDHPNLCKFFGGCVEVPNIAIVTEYCPKGSLNDVLLNDEIPLNWGFRFSFATDIARGMSYLHQFKICHGRLKSANCVIDDRWVCKITDYCLWTFRREDCAEPLTTYQQRLKEVYTPPEAQNGSQEPTLAGDVFSYSIILLEIATRNDPVPAEDSSLECAWCPPLPELISGKADSTCPCPAEYAELIRRCRAHNPAHRPVFEQIRKFVHRINPHKVSPVDMMMELMEKYSKHLEVLVGERTQDLMLEKQKTDRLLYSMLPKQVADDLRQGKPLQAQSYVSATVFFSDIVGFTQLSSTSTPYQVVDFLNKLYTTFDEIIDNYDVYKVETIGDAYMVVSGVPRENGILHASEIASMALDLVSVCKTFRIPHRPQTQLQIRAGIHSGPVVAGVVGTKMPRYCLFGDTVNTASRMESNSEALKIQCSSSTFYLLEEIGGYMLTCRGVLQVKGKGDMVTYWLEGKRSAAPAKDVKKPVTLQESERPATVPDTHTDDYSSIPGVLSGSDSSDLLCDPI